The genomic window TGTAGAATACTTGTCTTAAGATGACATGACTATGGGATCGCTATATATTGGTTGCTCACGCAATAATTTAGTAGCAAAAAAAATTAAGAACAGGAGATGAATATTATGTTGAAAAAGAGCTGTATTGAATTTGTAAACGCTCTGTCTTCCAAAGAGCCGATTCCTGGCGGCGGCGGTGCTTCTGCTTATGTTGGCTCCATCGGCATGGCGCTGGGTGTCATGGTAGGAAGTTTAACTGTCGGCAAGAAGAAATATGCTGATGTTGAAGCCGATGTACTCGTCCTGATGGAAAAAGGCCAGAAGATCATTGAAAAACTGCAGGTTCTGGTCAAAGAAGATGCTGATGCTTTCTATCCGCTTTCCCAGGCTTACGGACTGCCTAAAAATACTGAAGAAGAAATCCGGGCCAAAGAAGAAACCTTGCAGGCCGCTTTGGTTAAAGCAACACTTGTACCGCTCGATATTGCCAGATGCTGCGCTGACGGCATCAATCTTCAGGAAGAATTCGCTCAGAAAGGCACCCGTATTGCGATTAGCGACGTCGGTGTCGGCGTAACCTTCCTGAAAGCTGCGCTCGAAGGTGCCAAACTGAATGTCTTAATCAACACCCAGATCATGAAAGATCAGGTTCTAAAACAGAAAATTGAGACTGAACTGAATGAACTTGTCACCACATATACCGCCAAAGCCGACCGCATCTTTGCGGAAGTTCAGAATGCAATCACAGGAGGTAAATAAGCAGCATGACTCAGATTCTTAACGCTAAACCCGTTGTTCAGGCCATGAAAGAAAACCTCCAGCAGGAAGTTGCGGCTTTAAAAGCTGAAGGCATCAACCCGACCTTAGGCATCATTCGCGTCGGCAGCCGTCCGGACGACGTTTACTATGAAAACAACATTATTAAAAACTGCGATAATCTTGGCATTGCAACCAAGACCTATCCTTTGGACTTAAATATCAGCATGGAAGAATTCACAAAAGTCATGACGGGGGTCAACAATGACAGTACCGTTCATGGCATCATGCTGTTCCGTCCGCTACCGAAACAGCTGGACGAAGAAGTCATCAAGCACCTGATCTCGGCAGATAAAGACATTGACTGCATGAATCCGCTGAATCTGGCCAAAGTATTTGAAGGCGATATGAGCGGACTCCTGCCCTGCACGCCCGCAGCATGTATGGAAACCTTGAGCCATTACGGCTACAATCTTAGCGGCGCGAATGTAGTGGTCATGGGAAGAAGCCTCGTTGTCGGCAAACCGCTGGCCATGATGCTCTTAAAAGAAAATGCGACCGTGACGATGTGCCATTCCAAGACCAAAGATATGGCCGGAATTGCGAAGAAAGCGGACATCATCATTGCTGCGATGGGCAGAGCCAAAATGATCGATGACAAATACGTATCCGAAAACACCGTTGTCATCGACGTTGGCATCAACGATGCCGGAGACGGCAAGATGTGCGGGGATGTCGATTATGATGCAGTCGTGGACAAAGTCAGTGCGATCACCCCTGTACCGGGCGGCGTAGGTTCGATTACCACCGCGATTTTGATGAAAAACTGTCTGCGGGCAGCCAGAAAAAAACACTGATAAACCTTGTTGACCCAGCAATCTAAATAGTCTATGAAAGATAAAATATTTAGGATACTTTTATTTTTAGAATATAGCGTACTTTGTCGAAAAAGATATTGACCATATGTAGAAACAATGTTAAACTCTAAGCGTATACCTGTATATACAAATTTCATGAAGGAGTGAATTTGATAGATGATTATTATTGGTGAAAAAATCAATGGTACAATCCCTATCGTAAAAAAAGCGATTGAAGAAAGAGATGCTGACTTTATCCGCCAGCGTGCGATTGACCAGACCAATGACGGCGCCCACTACCTAGATGTCAGTGCCAGCACATCACCTGACGTTGAAGTGGAAACACTGAAATGGTTAATGGATATTGTTCAGGATGCCGTTGACACTCCCCTCTGTATTGACAGCCCCAATCCGCGTGCAATTGAAGCCGTTTTTAAATATGCCAAGAGACCGGGGCTTATCAATTCCGTTTCCATGGAAGGCGACAAATGCGATGTCATTTTCCCGCTTATCAAGGGAACGACCTGGGAAGTCATTGCGCTGACTTGCGACAATGACGGAATTCCGAAAGACGTTGACACCAGAGTCAGAATTGCTAAGCAAATGGTTGAGGAAGCTGCTAAATATGATATTACTCCTGACAGGATGCATGTCGACCCCTTGGTTATTGCTTTGTCTACTGATAACAATTCTATGTACTCCTTTAATGAAAGCATGACAAGAATCAAAGAAATGTACCCGACAATCAAGATCACTTCCGGTTTGAGCAACATCTCTTTTGGAATGCCTTTAAGAAAAGTTGTGAACCAGAACTTCCTGGCCCTGGCTACTTTCTTTGGTATGGATTCCGCAATTATGGATCCCTGCAGCAGAGATATGATTGCAACCCTGCTCGCAACTGAAGCATTAATGGGTAAAGACAAGAACTGCAGAAAGTTCAGCACCGCTTTCAGACAAGGTAAAATTGGTCCTGTGAAATAAAGATAGACAAGAAAAATGAAATTTGTGACCACTAGAAAGGCGTTCCCCTTCTGGTGGTCCGCAAAACCTTTTAAAGCCAGGTGAATAAAATGATTAAAAACATATTGGTTGACGCCCATGTTCATTTGGCTTTGGATGGAATAGCTTTTAAAGAGGCACGTCTGCTGCACAAAGATAACCCCAATTCAACTATAATCACCAATTTCCTTAGGAAATATAAAAAAATGGGCATTTGCGCACTACGTGACGGGGGAGACAACTTAAATGTATCTCTTCTGGCCAGGGAACTGGCCCTTGAAGAAGGAATGATTCTCCGGACCCCTGGTTTTGCGATCTACAAACAAGGATGCTACGGCAGCTTTTTGGGCAGACCGGTTGCCGATATAGCTGATTTCAAAAATGTTTTTAAAAAGCTGCTTGCGTTAAAGCCCGATCATCTTAAGATACTACTGACCGGACTTGTAGATTTTGATCAATTCGGGAAAGTTGACGGCTCACATTTCAGTTATGATGAAATGTACTACATGATACAGACAGCAAGGGATCAAGACCTTCCCGTAATGGTCCACACTAACTCGGCAGAAGCAGTTGGTATCGCTGTGAGAGCCGGTGCAAATACAATTGAGCACGGTTATTTTTTGACAGAACATGAATTGCAGCTGATGCTGGAACACGATGCCATCTGGGTCCCTACATTAGCACCTTTGGGCAACCTGATTACTTCAAAAGACAGCCGCTTTACAGACCAATTGCCGAATATTGCCCGGATTTATGATACGCAGAAAGCCCAGGTCAAAAAAGCCTTTGAATTAGGCGTAAAAATCGCCGTTGGCAGCGATGCTGGTTCATACGGGGTATCCCACGGAAAAGGTTTCTATGATGAAGTCGGTCACATGGTTATGACAGGAATAAGCAAACACGCCGTTTTGGAACTGGCCACTGCAAACGGAATCAGTGCTTTAAATCTCAATAATAAAGAATTGGATTATATCTCCTAAGCAAAAAAATCGATTGAATTGAGAAATTATGATAAAGACAACAGTGATTTGTTGTGAAATGTTGAAAAACGAGCTTTCTACCATCATCGAAAAACTAGCATACACTAATCCTGTCGTCTGGATCTCCTCGGAATATCATAACATCCTGAGACCCTAACCCTACGTGCTAAATTACTAAGTGAAATCAATAAGTATTATTTTGTAAAAAAATTCTTTTTAAGATATTAAAAAGCAAATACCACAATTGTTTATAATAAATTTTGTATTTATTAAAGCAAAAGTGTCATAATCCTTGTATATACAAAGATATACAAACCTATACAGGTAATTTTTTAATTTTTTATTTATATACAAGTATATATAAATTATGCTGTTAAGAATTGAATAATTGCTATTCAGCCTCCCATTTCGTTCATTAACAACGGATCAATATATTCCCGAAAAATTTCGTACTATAATAATCTTAAATTTACACTGTCTATTTTATACCATTTTTACTGCCAGAGCTCTAATCCTTATATTTTTAAAAAAGTTTGTGAATTTACTCATAAAGGACCCGATTTCGAGTTAAAACCTCAGTACACGACACTTTTTACTTTAAGTATTAGCTATCTGTAGCAGCTAAACGATTTAAAGACAACGTATAGTTATTGAAGGAGGAAACGCAATGGACGAAAAACTACAGGATGAAAAAAAATTACTGGACGAAACAACACTGTCAGTAGATTTAGCTACTCAAGAGCTTTACGTCAAGGCCCGGAATGACGGTTCCGAAACACTCTGGGACAGAAAAGCCGCTCTCAAAAACCAATGCGGTTTTGGTGAGCAAGGTGTCTGCTGCCGGATTTGTACCATGGGTCCTTGCCGCGTCAGCCCGATTCCAGGAAAAGGCGTTCAAAAAGGTATTTGCGGCGCCACTGCGGATGTTATTGCTTCCAGGCATTATGCCCGAATGGTAGCAGGCGGTTCATCTGCACACTCCGATCACGGCAGACATATTGCCCATGTACTTCATATGGCAAGTCCGGACGGAGATTATCAAATCCGTGACGAGAAAAAACTGCTGAATGTTGCAGCCAGATGGGGTGTGGCTACAGAAGGCAAAGATATCTACCGGGTTGCCCATGAAGTTGCTGAAGCAGCTCTGAATGATTTTGGCAAGCCTTTTGGTTCGATGGTTATTCCGCCAAGTATTACTAAACAAAGATTAAAAGTCTGGGAAGATAATGATATCCTCCCCGATGCTATTGACAAAGAAGTTGTATCGATTATGCATGCTACACATATGGGCTGTACCGCTGATGCTGAAAGCATGATCAATCTTTCTATGCGGACATCTTTGACCGACGGTTGGGGCGGTTCCTATATCGGTACTGAATTCAGCGATATTATCTTTGGAACCCCGATGCCGAGAGAAATCGAAGCCAACATGGGTGTTATTGAGAAAAACATGGTGAACATTGTCTTGCATGGTCATGAACCCAGTTTATCGGAAATGATCGTTATTGCCGCTGATGACCCTGAGCTGAAGGCTCTGGCCAAGAGTGTCGGCGCAGAGGGAATCAACCTGGTCGGCATTTGCTGTACCGGCAATGAAGTCGCGATGCGTCATGGCATTAAAATTGCCGGGAATTTCAATCAGCAGGAGCTCGCGATTGTTACCGGCGCCGTTGAGGCCATGATTGTGGACGTTCAATGTATCTTCCCTGCCCTGGCCAACCTGGCTCAATGTTACCATACCAAATTTATCACAACCTCAAGACTTGCAAAAATTAAAGACGCCGTTCATATCGAATTTGATGAGAACAACGCCTATGAATGCGCAAAGAGAATAATTCGGAAAGCAGTAGAGAACTATACAAACAGAAAGCACGAAAAGGTTTCCATCCCAACACATAAATCAACCGGCACGATCGGTTACAGCAACCAGGCTATTATTGGCCAGTTGGACCGCGTTGTCAATTCTTATACGCATAAGCCAGGCACGTTTGAACCATTGGCGCAATGCTTAGTTTCTGGTGTATTAAGAGGCGCAGCCGGTGTCGTCGGCTGCAACAACCCGAAGGTGAAAGGTGACCATAGCCATATCGAGATCATTAAAAAGATGCTCGCCAATGACGTCATTGTTGTTGTTACCGGCTGTGCGGCTCAGGCTGCTGCCAAAGCTGGTCTCTTAAGCAAAGATGCTGTCAAGTATTGCGGAGTAGGCTTACAAAAAGTATGCGAACTGGCCGATATCCCTCCTGTTCTGCATATGGGCTCCTGTGTTGACAACAG from Dehalobacter sp. includes these protein-coding regions:
- a CDS encoding cyclodeaminase/cyclohydrolase family protein, whose protein sequence is MLKKSCIEFVNALSSKEPIPGGGGASAYVGSIGMALGVMVGSLTVGKKKYADVEADVLVLMEKGQKIIEKLQVLVKEDADAFYPLSQAYGLPKNTEEEIRAKEETLQAALVKATLVPLDIARCCADGINLQEEFAQKGTRIAISDVGVGVTFLKAALEGAKLNVLINTQIMKDQVLKQKIETELNELVTTYTAKADRIFAEVQNAITGGK
- a CDS encoding bifunctional 5,10-methylenetetrahydrofolate dehydrogenase/5,10-methenyltetrahydrofolate cyclohydrolase; translation: MTQILNAKPVVQAMKENLQQEVAALKAEGINPTLGIIRVGSRPDDVYYENNIIKNCDNLGIATKTYPLDLNISMEEFTKVMTGVNNDSTVHGIMLFRPLPKQLDEEVIKHLISADKDIDCMNPLNLAKVFEGDMSGLLPCTPAACMETLSHYGYNLSGANVVVMGRSLVVGKPLAMMLLKENATVTMCHSKTKDMAGIAKKADIIIAAMGRAKMIDDKYVSENTVVIDVGINDAGDGKMCGDVDYDAVVDKVSAITPVPGGVGSITTAILMKNCLRAARKKH
- a CDS encoding methyltetrahydrofolate cobalamin methyltransferase, which encodes MIIIGEKINGTIPIVKKAIEERDADFIRQRAIDQTNDGAHYLDVSASTSPDVEVETLKWLMDIVQDAVDTPLCIDSPNPRAIEAVFKYAKRPGLINSVSMEGDKCDVIFPLIKGTTWEVIALTCDNDGIPKDVDTRVRIAKQMVEEAAKYDITPDRMHVDPLVIALSTDNNSMYSFNESMTRIKEMYPTIKITSGLSNISFGMPLRKVVNQNFLALATFFGMDSAIMDPCSRDMIATLLATEALMGKDKNCRKFSTAFRQGKIGPVK
- a CDS encoding amidohydrolase family protein, with amino-acid sequence MIKNILVDAHVHLALDGIAFKEARLLHKDNPNSTIITNFLRKYKKMGICALRDGGDNLNVSLLARELALEEGMILRTPGFAIYKQGCYGSFLGRPVADIADFKNVFKKLLALKPDHLKILLTGLVDFDQFGKVDGSHFSYDEMYYMIQTARDQDLPVMVHTNSAEAVGIAVRAGANTIEHGYFLTEHELQLMLEHDAIWVPTLAPLGNLITSKDSRFTDQLPNIARIYDTQKAQVKKAFELGVKIAVGSDAGSYGVSHGKGFYDEVGHMVMTGISKHAVLELATANGISALNLNNKELDYIS
- the cooS gene encoding anaerobic carbon-monoxide dehydrogenase catalytic subunit — its product is MDEKLQDEKKLLDETTLSVDLATQELYVKARNDGSETLWDRKAALKNQCGFGEQGVCCRICTMGPCRVSPIPGKGVQKGICGATADVIASRHYARMVAGGSSAHSDHGRHIAHVLHMASPDGDYQIRDEKKLLNVAARWGVATEGKDIYRVAHEVAEAALNDFGKPFGSMVIPPSITKQRLKVWEDNDILPDAIDKEVVSIMHATHMGCTADAESMINLSMRTSLTDGWGGSYIGTEFSDIIFGTPMPREIEANMGVIEKNMVNIVLHGHEPSLSEMIVIAADDPELKALAKSVGAEGINLVGICCTGNEVAMRHGIKIAGNFNQQELAIVTGAVEAMIVDVQCIFPALANLAQCYHTKFITTSRLAKIKDAVHIEFDENNAYECAKRIIRKAVENYTNRKHEKVSIPTHKSTGTIGYSNQAIIGQLDRVVNSYTHKPGTFEPLAQCLVSGVLRGAAGVVGCNNPKVKGDHSHIEIIKKMLANDVIVVVTGCAAQAAAKAGLLSKDAVKYCGVGLQKVCELADIPPVLHMGSCVDNSRILELVGEVAKILGLDMSELPVVGAAPEWMSEKAIAIGTYVVSSGIDTFLGVVPPVTGSPEVTDILTNKLEDWVGAKFYFETDPAVAAEKMLARIEEKRAKVEALNVQRMNVTGYDDLIPAGF